The Neoarius graeffei isolate fNeoGra1 chromosome 1, fNeoGra1.pri, whole genome shotgun sequence region agtgggaagaagtacaatactttttttttaatttcccacccctttttaactaccccaaaatccaaactacattaatacacctataaaaatatatacacttcatgacttATAAAACATCTCCCATTCCGGATTTGCTGCTGTAATGACTTTTCATGAGATTTTCATTGGGATTTGTACTCAttccataataaggtcaagtactgatgtttaggggcggcacggtggtgtagtggttagcgctgtcgcctcgcagcaagaaggtcctgggttcgagcccagcagtcaataagggcctttctgtgtggagtttgcatgttctccccgtgtccgcgtgggtttcctccgggtgctccggtttcccccacagtccaaagacatgcaggttaggttaactggtgactctaaattgaccgtaggtgtgaatgtgagtgtgaatggttgtctgtgtctatgttctatgtgtcagccctgtgatgacctggcgacttgtccagggtgtaccctgcctttcgcccgtagtcagctgggataggctccagcttgcctgcgaccctgtagaaggataaagcagctagagataatgagatgagatgagagactgatGTTTAGAGAaaaggggtcaactgtgcaggaaaatgggggctgcgatagtgaggtgagaaagagagtgcaggccgggtggagcagttggagaaggatttcgggagtcatttgtgataggaaagtccctgcaaaagtgaaaggtaagatgtataagacagcagtgagaccagctgtgacgtCTGGATTGGAgatcgtacccttaacgaagagacaggaggcgaagttggaggtggcggagttgaggatgttgaggttggacaggataaggaacgagcagatcagagggacagcacatgtggagagcttgggaatgaagctaagagagctgagactgagatggtatgggcacatcctgagaagagatgcagagcatgttggaaggagaatgttgaggatggagctaccaggcaaacgaaaacgaggaaggccaaagaggagctacatggatgtggtgagagaggacatgaaagtggcaggtgtggtagagaaagatgcggaagacagggagcaatggagacgaaagatccgctgtggtgacccctaatcgggagcagccaaaagaagaagacaacTGATGTTTAGAGaaaaggcctggggtgcagtctgtATCCCGATTTATCCCAAAGGTATTCTGTGCAGGCCACTAGACTtcatccactccaaccttggcaagccATGTCTTTATGGAGCCTGCTTTGTGACCGGGGCATTATCATGCTGTAATATGTTTGGGCCAGTTTGTTCCACTGAATGGAAATCTTAAATCCACAGCATACAAAGCCCTCCTATGCAATTGAGTGTTTCCAAGGTTCTGGCAACAGTTTTGGAGAAGACCCACATATACGGTATGTGTGATGGTCAGGTTTCTACATGCAGTACTTTTTAATCATAGTGTAGATTTCATGAAAGTGAATTAGTTGATGAATCATTGGATGAGTGGTCTTGTTTGGCACAATGGGGCGTGATTAATTAGTGCCAGTGCATGGATGTGGAAATGTCTTGTTCAGAATCAGTCTTCATAGGAATGAGCATTTCTGTCACTTAAGAAACATCAGCTTTACCTGATAAACTTTGCATTGTACttcattttcatttgttttgtaAAGAATTGCGAGACAGAACTCTTGGATGAAGGCCACACCATTGTTTTCTCTGTTCCATTCATGTTTATGTTTAATAGAACTGTCAAATACACCCTTTAACTTTTCTATAGTTGATAAGATTCTGGGACATCTGTTTCTTAAAGCAGATGATTTCGTAaaatttcgatttcataaaatcagtaaaatttagttccctcttaaATGTGGTCATTATGatgtacgtttatttctgtaatatctcgcaaaatatcagaccattctgtggctgggaagttatttaatttgaggggattcctgagcaaataacgtgcatgaaatcgctcgcttcatgcagtcaagcagacagaggaagtccatgtgcgcatgcgcaggtttacctttgaccgtgcactgacggttacatcattctgttgttaaacgaacagctgatcacactgaggcgcttgctgaccgccaatatttattagtttggtcctgcgtttcttttccttcgcaacataacgtcttttcttcttgctttctgttactgtagtcagtctttcatgtttcattcacacacacacatcctccattgttctctcctgtttcaaatttgtatcccacaatgccttgcgtgaacggggaaagctcaccacgtgatgcatgacatagtatcatgAATTGGGTCACGGTAAAGAAGGAAAACATAGCAGAGAATTTCAAGCCATGgggccctaaattaattaattgttctatttttacaaaactaataaaattggaagtctgtgatttcaaatttggtagctttcggtccactaaacaaaaataattgggtgtcagggaaaattcgttTTATGactaaaacatgaaatatctgaaAGGTAGTATCGCTTTAAATTGGAGAAGTCTTAGTGTATAACTGTAAAGTGTACATTGCTCTGAATAAGTGAATTTGCCAAATGACTAAATGTCAATAATAGTCATATGCTTCTCACCTCTCTCGTCAGGGAGAGCTGTCCTTTGAAGGAGACTGTTTAGTAGAGGGTGGAAGACTCGGTCAGATGAACAATGGTACAGAGTACCGAGAGGTTCGCCAGTATCGCACGGACCATCACCTCGTCCGGTTCTACTTCATCACACGGGTCTTCTCTCGCTACATGGAAAGCATCCTTGCTGACTTTAAACGTGAGCTGAAGCCAGATGTGGTTATAGTCAACTCCTGTGTTTGGGATGTATCAAGGTAAGAGTGTAAAAGTGATGTTTATCCTCTAAACCTAGACATTTATATTGCTCTAAAgctcaaaaagaaaggaaaagagatTTTCTCAATAGAGTATAGCCACTCCACATGACTGGGAGGTATAATCATCTCCGGATTGTGTGCATGTTAAACCTTTGCTCTGttttgctgctcagatacaaccgTAAGTGGGGCCCAGAGTACAAGGAGAACCTCAATAAATTTTTTGTGCATCTGAAGGCTGTTCTGCCAGAGGAAAGCCTTGTGGTGTGGAACATGACCATGCCTTTGGGCAAAAAGATCATTGGAGGTTTTCTGGTACCAGAGGTGGGTCAGTTTTTATTAATTTGAGCTAGAGGACTCCTAAACTGTAGTTTCTCTGGATTTTGGCAGCAAAGAAGTGTTGTTAAAGTTAATTAGTCCTTAGAGTCTGTGTCTGTGTAGCCGATTCATTAGGATTAGCAGTGATCTCAAGATTCTCCTATGATGCAGATTCAGGACATGGGCCCGACTCTTCGCTATGATGTGGTTGAGGCAAACTTCTATGGTGCAGTGCTGGCAGATACACATGGGCTGGACGTCCTAGACCTTCACTTTCTCTTCCGGTTTAGCCTCCAGCACCGCATGAATGATGGGGTTCACTGGAATGCTTTGGCTCATCGTCAGATCACAAGCTTGCTGCTGGCTCACACTGCTGAGGCCTGGGGTGTTGAGCTGCCCAATCCTGTAGCCCCGGGTAAGTTAAACAAGACTCTAGGTCTCTTTTTGTGAATGATTTCGTGTTCCTGTTGAAACCACAGCTAATTTACTTATTTGGGAAGGAAGCGGGTTTGTTGTACTTTAAATAAACAGAAAACTGCATTTTCATTTGTTGTATAAAACACTCACCAGTTACTGTAATAGGAatacctgctcatttatgcagttatccaattaGCCAATTACGTGGCAGTAGCACGGGgtgtaaaatcatgcagataaaggtcaagaacttcagttaatgttcagttcaaACATAAGAATGGGACAGAATAGGATGTGACTTTTTGTAACCGTGAGGGTtgatgccagatgggctggtttgtatgtttcagaaactgctggtctCCTGGGATTTTTCACACgcaagtctgtagagtttacacagaatgatgcaaaaaaaaaaaaaaatcccatgagcctgcaggctgaaacaccttgctgatgagagagctcagaggagaAGAGCAATTCCAATCTTTACaactatggtgagcagaaaagcatctcaaaatgcacagcTTATCAAACCTtagggtggatgggctacaacagcaaaagaccacatcaggttccactcctgtcagcctagAACAAGAATCTCAGGCTATCATGTGCACAGACTcgccctacagtggtgcttgaaagtttgtgaaccctttagaattttctatatttctgcataaatatgacctaaaacatcatcagattttcacacaagtcctaaaagtaaagagaacccagttaaacaaatgtgacaaaaatattatacttggtcattttatttatttattgagcaaaatgatccaatattacatgtctgtgagtggcaaaagtatgtgaacctttgctttcagtatctggtgtgacccccttgtgcagcaataactgcagctaaatgtttgcggtaactgttgatcagtcctgcacaccggcttggaggaattttagcccgttcctccgtacagaacagcttcaactctgggatgttggtgggtttcctcacatgaactgctcgcttcaggtccttccacaacattttgattggattaaggtcaggactgacttggccattccaaacattaactttattcttctttaaccattctttggtagaacgacttgtgtgcttagggtcgttgtcttgctgcatgacccaccttctcttgagattcagttcatggacagatgtcctggcattttcctttagaattcgctggtataattcagaatttattgttccatcaatgatggcaagccgtcctggcccagatgcagcaaaacaggcccaaaccatgatgctactaccaccatgtttcacagatgggataaggttcttatgctggaacgcagtgttttcctttctccaaacataacgcttctc contains the following coding sequences:
- the fam113 gene encoding PC-esterase domain-containing protein 1A, with amino-acid sequence MREVSMRAVTHRQARQLLHNKFVVVLGDSIQRSVYKDLVLLLQRESYLSLSQLRSKGELSFEGDCLVEGGRLGQMNNGTEYREVRQYRTDHHLVRFYFITRVFSRYMESILADFKRELKPDVVIVNSCVWDVSRYNRKWGPEYKENLNKFFVHLKAVLPEESLVVWNMTMPLGKKIIGGFLVPEIQDMGPTLRYDVVEANFYGAVLADTHGLDVLDLHFLFRFSLQHRMNDGVHWNALAHRQITSLLLAHTAEAWGVELPNPVAPDQAKMSLLDYKRTLNQSDNRPSGSMADSAHYGVPTWQHQVQYDGFGSHFYEDELPTHSEFSTGYFSFENNKTDRGGNYDNRHDGSGRTARAAPSWRGNNFVMKKEHTKYQYNPYTRHNPNKPYRY